DNA from Chitinophaga pendula:
ACAGTTCCAGCAACAAGTAGCAACCCCGCTCCAAATGGAATGGCATATCAACTACTCCCTCTACCGAAAAAGAATGGCCATCATGGTATCCCGCTACGACCACTGCCTCGTCGAACTGCTCTGGCGCTGGCGCAATGGCGAACTACCGGTAGACATCCCCCTCGTCATCTCCAATCACAACGACCTCCAAAAGATCACCGAAGATTTCGGCATCCCCTTCTGCCACCTGCCCGTCGATCCCGCCAACAAACCAGCACAGGAAGATGCCGCTATCCGCCTCCTCCAGTCCTGCCAGACAGACTTTATCGTCCTCGCCAGGTACATGCAGATACTCTCCCCCAACTTCGTCCGCACTTTCCCCGAACGCATCATCAACATACACCACTCCTTCCTCCCCGCATTCGCAGGCGCCAGACCCTATCAGCATGCCTACGACAGAGGCGTAAAACTGATAGGCGCCACCGCACACTATGTCACCGACGAACTAGACGAAGGTCCCATCATCGAACAGGACGTCGCCCGCGTTACTCATAAACAAGGAGTGGAAGACCTCGTACTCTTAGGGAGAGATATCGAAAGACAAGTACTTACCAGAGCAGTAAAAGCTCATATCGATGATCGCGTCATCATTCATGGCAACAAAACAATCGTATTCTGATCACCTGTAAAAGAAAATGGCTTGCGTCCAATGAAAACATCGAACGCAAGCCATAAATAACACGAAAAGACTCCCTTCACTATGTAGTCTCCTTCTTAATAAATTTAACGAATACCTTCCCCGTATCACCCGTCCATCTCCGCATTCTTACGCTTTTTAAAGGTGCCCACCTGCCACTGGCCATTGTCGTCGAAGTACTCTTTGAACATAGGCGCATAAAGAATTATCCCCAATACATTACTGCATCGTACAACAGCGATGCACCCAGTTTAGCCGTACGGTTATCCACATCCAAGCCGGGGTTCAACTCCGCTATATCAATGGAAATGACCTTACCGCTTTGCAACAGCTCCCGGTACAAACGCAGGAAAACACCGCCGGGCGCAATCCCATTAA
Protein-coding regions in this window:
- the purU gene encoding formyltetrahydrofolate deformylase, coding for MQTPIDTTARLLICCPDKPGIVAGVSRFLFELGANILDASQHSTDPKEGLFFMRMECSLSAADITPQQLEQQFQQQVATPLQMEWHINYSLYRKRMAIMVSRYDHCLVELLWRWRNGELPVDIPLVISNHNDLQKITEDFGIPFCHLPVDPANKPAQEDAAIRLLQSCQTDFIVLARYMQILSPNFVRTFPERIINIHHSFLPAFAGARPYQHAYDRGVKLIGATAHYVTDELDEGPIIEQDVARVTHKQGVEDLVLLGRDIERQVLTRAVKAHIDDRVIIHGNKTIVF